In a genomic window of Acidimicrobiales bacterium:
- the yidC gene encoding membrane protein insertase YidC — protein MDLGQVLNPLYQAIASLLSYCYALIPNYAIAIALLTLIVMVVLSPLTLKSTRSMLAMQKLQPEMKKMQTKYKGDRQKLNEEMMKFYKENKINPLGGCLPLILQLPVFFILYSVIRGLTTVTNGIAEPKYISHSTQLYHDLVAAHGQMVSFGVDLSKSATSVHGTFFTALPFYLIIVIAIGLQYLQLRQLSARNPAAAAANPQMQKIQKFMPLFFSVIYIGIPGAVNIYFIVSSLARIGQQELMFRYDPQVRSHAPKEKPVDRAGDKKPIDVKEVKPGPSSRKPGGQAPRRDTSAKADGNGQADRQRAGRQQRSRSTQPKAIEAKATNGSESADRTSNAADGASKDADGAAGGARSPGGGRAPGGGRSRGGAKAPDGAKAPDGAKAPDGAKAPDGAKADWSKAPRQKPHRSQSKRTRKSR, from the coding sequence ATGGACCTAGGCCAAGTACTGAACCCTCTGTACCAGGCCATCGCCTCGCTCCTGTCCTACTGCTACGCGCTGATCCCCAACTACGCGATCGCCATCGCGCTGCTCACGCTGATCGTGATGGTCGTGCTGAGCCCCCTCACGCTCAAGAGCACCCGGTCGATGCTCGCTATGCAGAAGCTGCAGCCCGAGATGAAGAAGATGCAGACGAAGTACAAGGGCGACCGGCAGAAGCTCAACGAAGAAATGATGAAGTTCTACAAGGAGAACAAGATCAATCCCCTGGGCGGATGCCTGCCGCTGATCTTGCAACTCCCTGTCTTCTTCATCCTCTATTCAGTGATCCGGGGACTGACAACCGTAACCAATGGCATTGCCGAGCCCAAGTACATCAGTCATTCCACTCAGCTTTATCACGATCTGGTGGCCGCGCACGGTCAGATGGTCTCCTTCGGCGTCGATCTGTCGAAGTCGGCGACGTCGGTTCACGGCACATTTTTTACGGCACTTCCGTTCTACCTAATTATCGTCATTGCCATTGGCCTGCAGTACCTACAGCTGCGGCAGCTCAGCGCACGGAACCCTGCTGCGGCGGCGGCGAACCCCCAGATGCAGAAGATACAGAAATTTATGCCGCTGTTCTTCAGCGTCATTTATATTGGGATCCCGGGCGCCGTGAACATCTATTTCATAGTCTCCAGCCTCGCCCGGATCGGTCAGCAGGAGCTGATGTTCCGGTACGACCCGCAGGTGCGGTCGCACGCGCCAAAGGAGAAGCCCGTCGACCGGGCTGGTGATAAGAAGCCGATCGACGTCAAAGAGGTCAAACCAGGCCCTTCTTCGAGAAAGCCCGGTGGTCAGGCACCACGGCGCGACACGTCGGCCAAGGCCGACGGCAACGGCCAGGCCGACCGTCAGCGGGCTGGCCGACAGCAGCGGTCACGGTCCACCCAGCCAAAGGCGATCGAGGCCAAGGCCACGAACGGGTCGGAGTCCGCCGACAGGACGTCGAACGCGGCCGACGGTGCGTCGAAGGACGCCGATGGAGCCGCCGGTGGCGCGAGGTCCCCGGGCGGGGGAAGGGCGCCTGGCGGAGGAAGGTCGCGGGGCGGGGCGAAGGCACCGGATGGGGCGAAGGCGCCGGATGGGGCGAAGGCACCGGATGGAGCGAAGGCACCGGATGGAGCGAAGGCCGACTGGTCGAAAGCACCGCGGCAGAAGCCGCATCGCTCCCAGTCCAAGCGGACCAGGAAGAGCCGGTGA
- a CDS encoding nuclear transport factor 2 family protein, whose translation MAGRQRPPIATAISFIDCINRRDVDGLGDLMSEDHQLEVFDEPPLTGRQANIEAWSGYAHNFPEYVIHPHRIAQRDSEVAVLGHTTGSHLGLSDEEEQQLTLIWIAEISDGAVRAWRLLEDSPENLRTTGLDHV comes from the coding sequence ATGGCAGGACGGCAGCGGCCTCCGATCGCCACGGCGATCAGCTTCATCGACTGCATCAATCGCCGAGACGTCGATGGGCTGGGCGATCTGATGAGCGAGGATCACCAGCTCGAGGTGTTCGACGAACCACCCCTGACCGGGCGCCAGGCGAACATCGAGGCCTGGTCCGGCTATGCGCACAATTTCCCCGAGTACGTCATCCACCCCCATCGAATCGCCCAGCGCGACAGCGAGGTGGCAGTTCTCGGGCACACGACGGGGTCCCACCTCGGACTCTCTGATGAGGAGGAGCAGCAGCTGACGTTGATTTGGATCGCCGAGATCAGCGACGGGGCCGTCCGAGCCTGGCGGCTGCTGGAGGATTCTCCAGAGAACCTACGGACCACAGGCCTCGATCACGTGTAG
- a CDS encoding peptidoglycan-binding protein: MQRGASGENVKDLQRRLAVIDLSIVDDAPGRFGAQTEVAVKEFQQRRGLRIDGVCGPQTWSALVEAGYRLGDRLLYRRTPMVRGDDVAELQQRLGALGFDTRRVDGIFGDDTSLALSDFQRNVGLTADGILGRSTVDELYRIQARSQGPELVSDVRERETLRQGPRTLQGRRIALGEQGGLGAAVATIARALTAAGADVVDLHHPDGSRQAADANAVAAEVYLGLLLDPWAGGCSSSFYAGYRYESPGGRRLAELVQATVPAQLCVPDRGARGMSLPVLRETRMPAVLCELGPSLMLVERSHDVAGAVREALDTWVGATWD; the protein is encoded by the coding sequence CTGCAGCGGGGCGCCAGCGGGGAGAACGTCAAGGACCTCCAACGTCGGTTGGCGGTCATCGACCTGTCGATCGTCGACGACGCTCCGGGTCGGTTCGGCGCCCAGACCGAAGTTGCCGTCAAGGAATTCCAGCAGCGCCGAGGCCTACGGATCGACGGGGTCTGCGGGCCCCAAACCTGGTCCGCGCTCGTCGAAGCCGGCTATCGGCTGGGCGACCGCCTCCTGTACCGCCGCACCCCTATGGTGCGTGGCGACGACGTCGCCGAGCTCCAACAGCGGCTCGGCGCACTGGGCTTCGACACCCGTCGCGTCGATGGCATCTTCGGGGATGACACCTCCCTCGCCCTCTCGGACTTCCAGCGAAACGTCGGCCTGACCGCGGACGGCATCCTGGGACGCTCCACGGTGGACGAGCTGTACCGAATCCAAGCGCGCAGCCAGGGGCCCGAGCTGGTCAGCGACGTCCGCGAGCGGGAGACGCTTCGCCAAGGACCCCGCACGCTCCAGGGACGTCGGATCGCGCTCGGCGAGCAGGGCGGGCTCGGCGCGGCTGTCGCCACCATCGCACGGGCCCTCACCGCCGCCGGCGCCGACGTCGTGGACCTCCACCACCCCGACGGATCCCGACAGGCGGCGGACGCCAATGCGGTCGCTGCCGAGGTGTACCTGGGCCTGCTGCTCGATCCCTGGGCCGGCGGCTGCTCGAGCTCCTTCTACGCCGGATACCGCTACGAGTCTCCCGGTGGTCGACGCCTGGCCGAGCTGGTCCAGGCCACCGTTCCAGCGCAGCTGTGCGTCCCCGATCGAGGGGCACGCGGCATGTCCCTCCCCGTCCTCCGCGAGACGAGGATGCCCGCCGTCCTGTGTGAGCTCGGACCGTCGCTGATGCTGGTCGAGCGTTCCCATGACGTCGCCGGCGCCGTCCGTGAGGCCCTGGACACTTGGGTCGGCGCCACCTGGGACTGA
- the trxA gene encoding thioredoxin: MPPSIVTLSDSNFDEEVKSSEEPVLVDFWAEWCGPCKMVAPILQEIATEQEGHLRIGKLNIDENLETARRFEVMSIPTLILFRDGEPQLRIIGAKGKGQLLQELQSVL; the protein is encoded by the coding sequence GTGCCCCCCAGCATCGTCACCCTCAGTGACAGCAACTTCGACGAGGAGGTCAAGTCATCGGAGGAGCCCGTGCTCGTCGATTTCTGGGCCGAGTGGTGCGGACCGTGCAAGATGGTCGCCCCGATCCTCCAGGAGATCGCGACCGAGCAGGAGGGGCATCTGCGGATCGGGAAGCTCAACATCGACGAGAACCTCGAGACGGCCCGTCGCTTCGAGGTGATGAGCATCCCGACGCTCATCCTGTTCAGGGACGGTGAGCCCCAGCTCCGCATCATCGGCGCCAAGGGCAAGGGTCAGCTCCTGCAGGAGCTGCAGAGCGTTCTCTAA
- a CDS encoding DegV family protein — MGGIKIVTDSASDLAPDLAQQHDITVVPLTIRFGDTEFLDRRDLTPDEFWSRCASSPVLPETAAPSPGAFQQAFQEAADTGYDGIVCICLSAAVSATFQSASAAAETLGGRFPVRVIDSRSITMGEGLQALAAARMSADGKGLEDVALLTQDLVARTRLFGAIDTLDYLKKGGRISGGRALLGSLLSFKPIIEIRDGVVEAESRQRTRTRSLQYVVDKVRQQEHVEQLAVLDAAAPDIETFQDMIAEVFPREDTILADVGPIIGAHSGPGTVGVTFLVP; from the coding sequence ATGGGCGGCATCAAGATCGTGACCGACAGCGCCAGCGATCTGGCGCCGGACCTAGCGCAGCAGCACGACATCACGGTCGTGCCGCTCACCATCCGCTTCGGCGACACCGAGTTCCTCGACCGGCGGGACCTCACTCCGGACGAGTTCTGGTCCCGGTGCGCGAGCTCGCCCGTACTGCCGGAGACGGCGGCCCCCTCTCCTGGGGCGTTCCAGCAGGCGTTCCAGGAGGCGGCCGACACCGGCTACGACGGCATCGTCTGCATCTGCCTGTCGGCGGCCGTGTCGGCGACCTTCCAGTCCGCGAGCGCCGCGGCCGAGACCTTGGGGGGCAGGTTCCCGGTCCGGGTGATCGATTCACGCTCGATCACCATGGGTGAGGGGCTTCAGGCGCTGGCGGCTGCTCGGATGAGTGCCGACGGCAAAGGCCTGGAGGACGTGGCCCTGCTCACGCAGGATCTCGTCGCCCGCACCCGATTGTTCGGAGCGATTGACACCCTCGACTACCTCAAGAAGGGCGGCCGTATCAGCGGTGGGCGAGCCCTTCTCGGCTCGCTGCTGTCGTTCAAGCCGATCATCGAGATACGCGACGGCGTGGTCGAGGCGGAGTCGCGGCAGCGCACCCGCACCCGATCACTCCAGTACGTGGTGGACAAGGTCCGCCAGCAAGAACACGTCGAGCAGCTCGCCGTCCTCGACGCGGCGGCGCCGGACATCGAGACCTTCCAGGACATGATCGCCGAGGTCTTCCCCCGCGAGGACACCATCCTGGCCGACGTCGGTCCCATCATCGGGGCCCACTCGGGTCCGGGCACCGTCGGCGTCACTTTCCTCGTGCCCTGA
- a CDS encoding ParB/RepB/Spo0J family partition protein, giving the protein MPSPIGSWPRRSVVARRSALGKGLGALIPSEAASDRGSALLDIPISSIHPNPHQPRENFDEETLASLTASIREVGVLQPILVRRDGEAYELVAGERRWRAAKRAGLVTIPALVRTADDVASMTQALVENLHREDLNPMEEAAAYQQLIEDFGLTHEEVASRVGRTRASVSNTLRLFQLPPGLQRLVIDAQLSAGHARALLGTPDRGFQEQLARRAVAEGLSVRAVEDAIRQRAVQPAADTSAADEAAAPTATATPAAHAPPRLRPPGLLELEELLSGHLDTRVSIEMGSKKGKMTVEFATLEDLERIYRVMVGEPSTSTSP; this is encoded by the coding sequence GTGCCCTCGCCTATCGGGAGTTGGCCAAGGAGGTCAGTGGTGGCGCGTCGCAGCGCATTGGGTAAAGGGCTCGGGGCACTGATCCCGTCGGAGGCGGCGTCCGATCGGGGCTCCGCTCTTCTTGATATACCCATCAGCTCTATTCACCCTAATCCGCACCAACCACGGGAGAATTTCGACGAAGAGACGCTCGCGTCGTTGACCGCTTCGATACGAGAGGTTGGCGTCCTTCAGCCGATACTCGTCCGGCGTGACGGAGAAGCCTACGAGCTCGTCGCCGGCGAACGCCGATGGCGGGCAGCCAAGCGAGCCGGCCTTGTGACGATCCCGGCCCTGGTGCGCACGGCTGATGACGTTGCCAGCATGACCCAGGCACTCGTCGAGAACCTTCATCGCGAGGACCTCAACCCCATGGAGGAAGCCGCGGCCTACCAGCAGCTCATCGAGGACTTCGGGCTCACCCATGAGGAGGTCGCTTCCCGGGTGGGGAGGACGAGAGCGAGTGTCTCGAACACGCTGCGGCTATTTCAGCTCCCCCCCGGGCTCCAACGACTGGTCATCGACGCGCAGCTGTCCGCGGGACACGCCCGGGCGCTGCTCGGTACGCCGGACCGCGGCTTTCAGGAGCAGCTTGCTCGGCGGGCCGTGGCTGAGGGTCTCTCGGTCCGCGCCGTGGAGGACGCCATACGGCAGCGGGCTGTCCAGCCGGCCGCCGACACGAGCGCCGCCGACGAGGCCGCGGCGCCCACGGCGACCGCGACTCCGGCCGCTCATGCCCCACCGCGACTCCGGCCACCGGGGTTGCTCGAGCTCGAGGAGCTGCTCTCGGGCCACCTCGACACGCGAGTCAGCATCGAAATGGGGTCGAAAAAGGGCAAAATGACCGTCGAGTTCGCCACTCTCGAGGATCTGGAGCGGATCTATCGGGTCATGGTCGGCGAACCCTCGACCTCGACTAGCCCTTGA
- a CDS encoding RsmG family class I SAM-dependent methyltransferase, giving the protein MTELDPRLAAVLSEAQRQHLIGSGDLGSHIEHALGFLRALSSVGDENGFVLNGARVLDLGSGGGLPGLVLASARPGVHVELLDANLRRTTFLSEAIDALDLSSRVSVVRARAETRARDPFERGNFDLVVARGFGRPAVTAECGAPFLRIGGRMAVSEPPADGPEAQSRWPASELAELGLEPLYVHREDFSYQVLVQAHPCPDIYPRRPGIPAKRPLF; this is encoded by the coding sequence ATGACGGAGCTGGATCCTCGTCTCGCCGCTGTGCTGTCCGAGGCACAGCGGCAGCACCTCATCGGCTCAGGAGATCTGGGCTCGCATATCGAGCATGCACTGGGCTTCTTGCGGGCGCTGTCGTCGGTCGGTGACGAGAATGGCTTCGTCCTGAACGGCGCTCGGGTCCTCGATCTGGGCAGCGGCGGCGGACTCCCAGGTCTCGTGCTGGCCAGCGCCCGACCTGGCGTCCACGTGGAGCTCCTCGACGCCAACCTTCGTCGTACGACCTTCCTCAGTGAGGCGATCGATGCGCTCGATCTGAGCTCGCGGGTCTCCGTCGTGCGAGCCCGAGCTGAGACAAGGGCACGTGATCCCTTCGAGCGGGGAAATTTCGATCTCGTCGTGGCGCGAGGGTTCGGCCGGCCGGCGGTGACGGCCGAGTGCGGAGCGCCGTTCCTGCGGATCGGCGGGCGGATGGCGGTCTCCGAGCCACCGGCGGATGGGCCCGAGGCTCAGTCCCGATGGCCCGCGTCGGAGCTGGCCGAGCTCGGACTAGAGCCTCTCTACGTCCATCGTGAGGACTTCTCGTACCAGGTCCTGGTGCAGGCCCATCCGTGCCCGGACATCTATCCCCGCCGGCCGGGGATACCGGCGAAACGCCCGCTGTTCTGA
- the rpmH gene encoding 50S ribosomal protein L34, translating into MKRTFQPNNRKRAKNHGFRHRMSTRAGRAIVQARRRKGRHRLSA; encoded by the coding sequence GTGAAGCGCACGTTCCAGCCGAACAACCGCAAGCGGGCCAAGAATCATGGGTTTCGTCACCGTATGTCGACACGCGCCGGGCGAGCGATCGTCCAGGCCCGGCGGAGGAAAGGCCGACACCGCCTGTCCGCGTGA
- the yidD gene encoding membrane protein insertion efficiency factor YidD, translating into MNASQRALIAAVRGYQTARLGRPSHCRYWPTCSAYTAEAIERHGAARGVWLGLRRIARCHPWGGHGVDPVPS; encoded by the coding sequence GTGAACGCCTCGCAACGCGCCCTCATTGCTGCCGTTCGCGGGTACCAGACTGCTCGGCTCGGCCGCCCATCCCACTGTCGATACTGGCCGACCTGCTCCGCCTACACGGCGGAAGCCATCGAACGACACGGCGCCGCCCGCGGTGTCTGGCTCGGCTTGCGCCGGATCGCCCGCTGCCACCCCTGGGGAGGCCATGGCGTCGACCCCGTCCCCAGCTAG
- the jag gene encoding RNA-binding cell elongation regulator Jag/EloR, protein MEWVETTGRSVDEAKEAALDRLGVGEDDAEFELLAEPKSGLFGRIRTEARVRARVRPTRPRPKDDRRERRRKSRPRTTSKPKDSAEPAAAVSPPPQGRRPARNGAKAMEDEASVAEQGEMARLFVSDLLDRFGASGTVEVVELDEETVEVSVQGQDLGLLIGHKGATLASLQELTRTVVQRHTGGQTARVLVDVAGYRQKRRAALERFARQVADEVRESGNEQQLEPMTPPDRKVIHDAVNAIDGVATRSEGLEPQRRVVVAPDGD, encoded by the coding sequence ATGGAATGGGTGGAAACGACAGGTCGCAGCGTCGACGAGGCCAAGGAGGCAGCCCTCGATCGCCTCGGGGTCGGCGAGGACGACGCTGAGTTCGAGTTGCTCGCTGAACCCAAGAGCGGGCTGTTTGGGCGCATCAGGACCGAAGCGAGGGTCCGTGCCCGAGTGAGGCCGACCAGGCCACGGCCCAAGGACGACCGGCGGGAGCGTCGGCGGAAGTCACGGCCTCGCACCACCAGCAAGCCCAAGGATTCGGCTGAACCTGCGGCGGCGGTCAGCCCACCGCCTCAAGGGCGACGGCCGGCACGGAATGGAGCGAAAGCGATGGAAGACGAGGCGTCAGTGGCCGAGCAGGGCGAGATGGCCCGTTTGTTCGTGTCGGATCTGCTCGACCGGTTCGGTGCCAGTGGCACGGTCGAGGTCGTCGAGTTGGACGAGGAGACGGTCGAGGTCTCGGTGCAAGGTCAAGACCTGGGGCTCCTGATCGGACACAAGGGGGCCACGCTGGCGTCGCTCCAGGAGTTGACCCGGACCGTTGTGCAGCGCCATACGGGCGGACAGACAGCCCGTGTGCTGGTCGACGTGGCTGGTTACCGCCAGAAGCGACGGGCCGCGTTGGAGCGCTTCGCTCGCCAGGTCGCCGATGAGGTGCGGGAGTCAGGAAACGAGCAGCAGCTCGAGCCCATGACGCCGCCGGACCGGAAGGTGATCCACGACGCCGTCAATGCGATCGACGGCGTCGCTACCCGCTCAGAGGGCCTCGAGCCCCAGCGGCGGGTCGTCGTCGCACCCGACGGCGACTGA
- the murJ gene encoding murein biosynthesis integral membrane protein MurJ, translated as MVGALAHHAPTRAEPTAGAARTLSDDTLPWPVTPGTPAPPSGPTASPPRRAWPAALGRTTGAMAVGTLLSRLTGFARLFVLAYALGINSLADAYNLANNTPNIIFDLVIGGVLSATFIPVFVDRLSTRSEDEAWDAISSVVTLSAVLLVAVTIVFELLAPAIINLYTLGNNSATAGDQRAVATILLRLFAPQVFFYGVVALITALLNSRRRFVVPMFVPVLNNLVVIGVLLEVAHLIHHPTLQGIRHDQGILLLLGIGTTMGVVVQALALLPSLWRARTRLRWRWDRHNDAVRTILRLSGWTFGFVLANQVANFIVLALADTIVGGVSAYNYAAMFFQLPYGIVAVSIMTAIQPDLAERWSVADLAGFRHRLSAGLRAILVVLLPAAVGYLVLARPIVALVLGHGAVTVEGTDTTAATMALFAVGIPGFSAYLFLMRAYQAMQDTRTAFFMYLIENGINIVLAFALYRPLGTKGLALSFSVAYTIATGVALWDLRRKGIGVDIRMIARPVLRVAVISLVMALVVALVSASLGYTSGVGLLLRVLASVAAGVAVFVLGAGLAAQLRLRRNRA; from the coding sequence ATGGTGGGGGCGCTCGCTCATCATGCGCCGACGCGAGCAGAGCCGACGGCCGGTGCGGCCCGGACCTTGAGCGACGACACGCTCCCTTGGCCCGTAACACCGGGCACCCCAGCGCCTCCCAGCGGTCCAACGGCGTCCCCGCCACGACGGGCGTGGCCCGCGGCGCTGGGCCGCACCACCGGAGCCATGGCCGTCGGGACGCTCCTGTCACGGCTCACCGGCTTCGCCCGGCTGTTCGTGCTGGCGTACGCGCTCGGCATCAATTCGCTCGCCGACGCCTACAACCTGGCCAACAACACACCGAACATCATCTTCGACCTGGTGATCGGGGGCGTGCTCTCGGCCACCTTCATCCCGGTATTCGTCGACCGATTGTCCACTCGCTCCGAGGACGAGGCGTGGGACGCCATCTCGTCCGTCGTGACCCTCTCGGCCGTGCTGCTCGTCGCCGTGACGATCGTCTTCGAGCTCCTGGCACCGGCGATCATCAACCTCTACACGCTGGGCAACAACTCCGCTACCGCCGGCGACCAGCGAGCAGTGGCCACGATCCTGCTGCGTCTGTTCGCCCCCCAGGTCTTCTTCTACGGGGTAGTGGCACTGATCACGGCCCTGCTCAACTCGCGTCGGCGCTTCGTGGTGCCCATGTTCGTGCCCGTGCTCAACAACCTGGTGGTCATCGGGGTCCTCCTGGAGGTCGCCCACCTCATCCACCACCCGACCCTTCAGGGCATTCGGCACGACCAGGGAATCCTGCTCCTCCTCGGGATCGGGACCACCATGGGCGTCGTGGTCCAGGCCCTCGCCCTGCTCCCCAGCCTGTGGCGGGCCCGCACCCGCCTGCGGTGGCGATGGGACCGGCACAACGACGCGGTCCGGACGATTCTGCGTCTGTCGGGCTGGACCTTCGGCTTCGTGCTCGCCAACCAGGTCGCCAACTTCATCGTCCTGGCGCTGGCCGACACCATCGTCGGTGGGGTGTCGGCCTACAACTACGCGGCCATGTTCTTCCAGCTTCCCTACGGCATCGTGGCCGTGTCGATCATGACCGCCATCCAACCCGACCTCGCTGAACGATGGTCGGTCGCGGATCTCGCCGGCTTTCGCCACCGTCTCAGCGCCGGACTGCGGGCAATCCTCGTCGTCCTGCTGCCGGCCGCTGTCGGCTACCTGGTGCTGGCTCGGCCCATTGTCGCCCTCGTGCTCGGCCATGGCGCCGTCACCGTGGAGGGCACCGACACCACCGCCGCCACGATGGCTCTGTTCGCGGTGGGGATCCCGGGCTTCTCGGCGTACCTGTTCCTGATGAGGGCGTACCAGGCCATGCAGGACACGCGCACCGCTTTCTTCATGTACCTCATCGAGAACGGGATCAACATCGTCCTTGCCTTCGCTCTGTACCGCCCGCTCGGGACGAAGGGGCTGGCCCTCTCCTTCTCGGTCGCCTACACCATCGCCACGGGTGTGGCTCTCTGGGACCTACGGCGCAAGGGCATCGGTGTCGATATCCGCATGATCGCCCGTCCTGTCCTCCGGGTGGCGGTCATCAGCCTGGTGATGGCGTTGGTCGTCGCCCTGGTGTCAGCCTCCCTCGGCTACACCAGCGGGGTCGGCCTGCTGCTGAGAGTCCTCGCCTCCGTCGCCGCCGGCGTCGCCGTGTTCGTGCTGGGCGCCGGGCTGGCTGCCCAGCTGCGGCTCCGAAGGAATCGGGCGTGA
- the trxB gene encoding thioredoxin-disulfide reductase encodes MSSIYDVIIVGSGPAGLTAAIYAGRANLAPLVIEGEPSSTGDQPGGQLMLTSDVENYPGFVDPIMGPDLMGTFRAQAARFGAELLTSKVSRLDLSDRPFSLWTDGSTSEPTFQARSLIIATGARALLLGLPAEQRLLGRGVSTCATCDGFFFKERHLGVVGGGDSAIEEALFLTKFAKTVTVIHRRKELRASKIMQDRAFRNPKVDFRWDSEVTEILGEGAVSGVRLRDVATGEQSTLDLGGLFVAIGHAPNTGLFKGQLAMDQNGYISTHDGSKTSVEGVFASGDVQDSVYRQAVTAAGSGCMAAIDAERWLEATEHAAAQARSSA; translated from the coding sequence TTGAGCAGCATTTACGACGTGATCATCGTCGGTTCGGGGCCTGCCGGGCTCACGGCTGCCATCTATGCCGGCCGCGCCAATTTGGCCCCCCTGGTCATCGAGGGTGAGCCGTCCTCCACCGGCGACCAGCCGGGCGGACAGCTCATGCTCACGAGCGACGTCGAGAACTACCCCGGCTTCGTAGACCCGATCATGGGACCCGATCTGATGGGGACATTCCGGGCCCAGGCGGCCCGTTTCGGGGCCGAGCTCCTCACGAGCAAGGTGTCCCGGCTGGACCTATCCGACCGCCCGTTCTCGCTATGGACCGATGGGAGCACTTCAGAGCCGACGTTCCAGGCCCGCTCGTTGATCATCGCCACGGGCGCCCGGGCGCTCTTGCTGGGATTGCCCGCCGAGCAGCGGCTGCTGGGCCGGGGCGTGTCAACCTGTGCCACCTGTGACGGCTTCTTCTTCAAGGAGCGACACCTCGGAGTGGTCGGTGGCGGTGACTCCGCCATCGAGGAGGCTCTGTTCCTCACCAAGTTCGCCAAGACCGTCACAGTGATCCACCGGCGCAAAGAGCTGCGGGCGTCCAAGATCATGCAGGACCGCGCCTTCAGGAATCCCAAGGTCGACTTCCGTTGGGACTCGGAGGTGACTGAGATTCTCGGTGAAGGCGCTGTCAGCGGTGTCCGGCTCCGCGATGTGGCCACCGGCGAGCAGTCCACCCTGGACCTGGGCGGGCTCTTCGTTGCCATCGGCCACGCCCCGAACACCGGCCTGTTCAAAGGTCAGCTGGCCATGGACCAGAACGGCTACATCTCCACCCACGACGGGTCCAAGACCAGCGTGGAGGGAGTCTTTGCCTCCGGGGACGTGCAGGACTCCGTCTACCGTCAGGCCGTCACCGCGGCCGGGTCTGGCTGCATGGCCGCCATCGACGCGGAGCGCTGGCTGGAGGCGACGGAGCACGCGGCTGCGCAGGCGCGATCATCTGCATGA
- a CDS encoding AAA family ATPase — MGEDAVEVPAEEVDEVRTHQLPRVLAIANQKGGVGKTTTAVNLGAALAELGYRVLVIDLDPQGNATTGLGINSRNLELSVYDVIMHETSLEDCIEPTNLRNLFLVPATINLAGAEIELVPAFSRELRLRRAIEGADQDFDFTMIDCPPSLGLLTVNGLAAAGEVLVPIQCEYYALEGLGQLLRNVELVRVNLNPTLDLSTIILTMFDARTKLSDEVAEEIRKHFGDKVCRSIVPRTVRLSEAPSFGLPIILFDSSSRGALAYRELAKEVSGGASQRIG, encoded by the coding sequence GTGGGCGAAGATGCAGTCGAAGTTCCCGCCGAGGAGGTGGACGAGGTTCGGACGCATCAGCTCCCGCGGGTGCTCGCCATTGCCAACCAGAAGGGTGGCGTCGGCAAGACCACCACCGCCGTAAACCTCGGTGCGGCGCTGGCCGAGCTGGGCTATCGAGTACTGGTGATCGATCTCGATCCTCAGGGGAACGCCACAACCGGGCTCGGCATCAACTCACGCAATCTGGAACTGTCCGTCTACGACGTCATCATGCACGAGACGTCGCTGGAGGACTGCATCGAGCCGACGAACCTGCGGAACCTCTTTCTCGTTCCGGCGACGATCAACCTGGCGGGGGCGGAGATCGAGCTCGTACCGGCGTTCAGCCGGGAGCTCCGACTACGTCGCGCCATTGAGGGCGCAGATCAGGACTTCGACTTCACCATGATCGACTGTCCCCCGTCGTTGGGGTTGCTGACGGTGAACGGGTTGGCCGCCGCCGGCGAGGTGCTCGTGCCCATCCAGTGTGAGTACTACGCGCTGGAGGGCCTCGGGCAGCTGCTGCGGAACGTCGAGTTGGTGAGGGTGAATCTCAATCCGACGCTGGATCTGAGCACGATCATCCTCACGATGTTCGACGCCAGGACCAAGCTGTCCGACGAAGTTGCGGAGGAGATCCGCAAACACTTCGGCGACAAGGTCTGTCGGAGCATCGTCCCGAGGACCGTGCGTCTCTCCGAGGCCCCGTCATTCGGTCTGCCGATCATCTTGTTTGACTCGTCCTCCCGGGGTGCCCTCGCCTATCGGGAGTTGGCCAAGGAGGTCAGTGGTGGCGCGTCGCAGCGCATTGGGTAA